From Deltaproteobacteria bacterium:
CACCATCCGCTGCGTCCCGCTCGTGGACGAGCACGGCGGCGGCGGATCCTGCATCGTGACGGGACAGAGCGTGCCGTCCCGGGTGGTGATCGCCAAGGCGTACTGAGCGCGACCGGGCCCGCGGGGCGGTCGACCGAGGGACCGGGCCACTTTTTCGCAGGGAATCTTGCGCGCACAGCTCTTTGAGATCACTCGTCGATCAAGAATCCTCCCCCGAATCCGCCCGAACATGTCGCGACAGTCCCCCTTGTGCCGGCGCCGCGGCTCGGGCAAAGATGCATCGCCATGAAGCATCCGGCTGTGTATCTCGCCCTGGCTTCCCTCGGATTCCTCTTCACGACTGGCTGCGCGGCCCCGGATCTCGGGGATGCGCCGTTCCTGTGCAATCGGGGCACCCCCGAGTGTCCGGACGGGTACGCGTGCGTCCCGAGCGGAGGCAAGCGCATCTGTCTGCGAGAGGGGCTTGCGCTTCCGGGGGCCGACGCGCGCTCCGCCGCGGACGCGGGACCCCTGGGCGCTTCCGACGCCGCGCCGAGCTCCGACACGCAGCCGCCGCCGCTCCCCGCGGATGCGGGCCTTCCGGCTGACCGCGGCACGGTCAAGAAGCCGGATGCCCAGGCCCCGAAGGCCGACAGCCAGCCCCCCGTCGGAGGCAACCTCCAGATCAGCGAGTTCATGGCCAACCCGAAGGCCGTCCCCGACGCCGACGGCGAGTTCGTGGAGCTCTACAACCCGGGCTCCGCGGCGGTGGACATCACCGGCTGGACGCTGAAGGACCTGGGCAGCGACCTGCACGTGGTGAAGGGCTCGGGACCGGTGCTGGTCCCCGCGTACGGGTATCTCGTCCTTGGGCGCGAGGCCAACCAAACCCTCAACGGCGGCATCAACGTCGGT
This genomic window contains:
- a CDS encoding lamin tail domain-containing protein produces the protein MKHPAVYLALASLGFLFTTGCAAPDLGDAPFLCNRGTPECPDGYACVPSGGKRICLREGLALPGADARSAADAGPLGASDAAPSSDTQPPPLPADAGLPADRGTVKKPDAQAPKADSQPPVGGNLQISEFMANPKAVPDADGEFVELYNPGSAAVDITGWTLKDLGSDLHVVKGSGPVLVPAYGYLVLGREANQTLNGGINVGYVYANFDLANASDEIVLLDKSGKVVDQVSYNTINGFVIPDGKSLSVKAGALDHSRGANWCSEPALWTGSKGDYGTPGRARSCN